From the Priestia koreensis genome, one window contains:
- a CDS encoding spore gernimation protein GerPD gives MNYTVINRDLLVGDIKITGVSSSSIFLIGDAHYVNLSATFDTPAESLIIGPYVPLSLT, from the coding sequence ATGAATTACACGGTCATTAACCGAGACTTGTTAGTAGGCGACATTAAAATTACGGGTGTATCATCCTCCTCGATTTTTCTTATTGGTGATGCCCATTACGTGAATTTATCGGCGACGTTTGATACACCGGCTGAATCCTTAATTATCGGACCGTATGTACCACTATCT